One part of the Candidatus Binatia bacterium genome encodes these proteins:
- a CDS encoding DUF1566 domain-containing protein — protein sequence MRPSLWLHCRRFAVCALVLGHAVFAAGPALAGRHSQPLATGQTDCFDDLGLAIDCAGSGQDGEFQAGAKRQLVDNGDGTISDLATGLMWEKLSADGSVHQFDNQYKLQSTKIPELNATRFAGYTDWRVPNVRELETLQDFDRRGHATPTEFDHDCVPGCTILTCSCLWRPAFYHSSSIYAESAFFAWDVGFRLGWIHPIEKYSGQPIRAVRTIVGAHPRSRTLRTGQTRCYSLEPFERQEVPCAGTGEDAETRTGLRRSFTDNADGTITDDVTGLTWEKLSSDGSIHDGNTATYYWDDSALKMAQLNAERFAGHDDWRLPNIRELMTLRTISRVGPAAYPAFNNHCEPGCSTQTCSCSGTGGAFWSSTTLPYKRTEAWTLDVYAGAQLPLSKPLAHARVRAVRGGL from the coding sequence ATGAGACCGTCCCTCTGGCTCCATTGTCGGCGTTTCGCGGTCTGCGCGCTCGTCCTTGGTCATGCAGTTTTTGCGGCCGGTCCGGCGCTCGCCGGACGACATTCGCAACCGCTCGCTACCGGCCAGACGGATTGCTTCGACGACCTCGGACTCGCGATCGACTGCGCCGGTTCCGGCCAGGACGGAGAATTCCAGGCCGGCGCAAAGCGACAGCTCGTCGACAACGGCGACGGCACGATCAGCGACCTCGCAACCGGCCTGATGTGGGAGAAGCTCTCGGCCGACGGCTCCGTCCATCAGTTCGACAACCAGTACAAGCTGCAGTCCACGAAGATCCCGGAGCTCAACGCCACGCGTTTCGCAGGATATACCGACTGGCGGGTGCCGAACGTCCGCGAGCTCGAAACGCTGCAGGATTTTGACCGTCGCGGCCACGCTACTCCGACGGAGTTCGACCACGACTGCGTCCCGGGATGCACGATCCTTACGTGCAGCTGCCTGTGGCGACCCGCGTTCTACCATTCGTCGTCCATCTACGCCGAATCTGCGTTTTTCGCGTGGGACGTCGGGTTTCGGCTGGGATGGATCCATCCGATCGAGAAATACTCGGGTCAGCCCATTCGTGCCGTTCGCACCATCGTCGGCGCGCACCCCAGGTCTCGTACGCTGCGGACGGGACAAACCCGCTGCTATTCCCTCGAGCCGTTCGAGAGACAGGAGGTGCCGTGCGCGGGAACCGGAGAAGACGCCGAGACGAGAACCGGCTTGCGCCGCAGTTTTACCGACAACGCAGACGGTACGATCACCGATGACGTGACCGGCCTCACGTGGGAGAAGCTCTCCAGTGACGGCTCGATCCATGACGGGAACACGGCCACCTATTACTGGGATGATTCCGCACTGAAAATGGCGCAACTGAACGCCGAACGCTTCGCCGGGCACGACGACTGGCGCCTTCCCAATATCCGCGAACTGATGACGTTGCGCACGATTTCGAGGGTTGGGCCCGCGGCCTATCCCGCGTTCAACAACCACTGCGAGCCGGGCTGCAGCACGCAGACATGCAGCTGCTCCGGCACCGGGGGCGCCTTCTGGTCCTCGACGACGTTGCCTTACAAGAGAACCGAGGCCTGGACGCTGGATGTCTACGCAGGCGCGCAGCTTCCCCTTTCCAAACCGCTAGCGCACGCCAGGGTGCGGGCAGTGCGAGGCGGACTGTAG